A genomic window from Deltaproteobacteria bacterium includes:
- a CDS encoding ABC transporter permease: protein MNSLAGMVVKRIGLGFMTIVVISVLIFLGVEALPGDLAQAVLGQQATPETVAAFRKELKLDLPPHVRYFHWLRGFLKGDLGRSLANGRPIADLIGWRLSNTLFLAASAAVISVPLAIILGMLAALYRDSLFDRIINITTISSISLPEFFIAYVLIAVFSVHFNFFPSISDISDDMSFGQKVYSIVLPSLTLTLVVVAHMMRMTRASIINVLSSPYIEMAQLKGLSRGRIIVYHAFPNALAPIINVVVLDLAYLVVGVVIVEVVFVYPGLGQLLVDSVSKRDLPVVQASGLIFAGVYVMLNLVADVLAMLSNPKLRSPK, encoded by the coding sequence ATGAATAGCCTTGCCGGAATGGTGGTCAAGCGGATCGGCCTTGGTTTCATGACAATCGTCGTGATTTCCGTGCTCATCTTCCTTGGCGTGGAGGCGCTTCCAGGCGATCTGGCCCAAGCGGTACTGGGGCAACAGGCAACCCCCGAGACGGTTGCGGCCTTTCGCAAAGAGCTGAAGCTCGATCTCCCTCCCCATGTGCGGTATTTCCACTGGCTTCGGGGTTTCCTGAAAGGCGATCTAGGCCGTTCATTGGCCAATGGCCGGCCTATCGCCGACCTTATCGGCTGGCGTCTCTCAAACACCCTTTTCCTCGCGGCATCGGCAGCGGTAATCTCCGTACCGCTGGCGATTATCCTCGGGATGCTCGCTGCTCTTTACAGGGACAGCCTTTTTGACCGGATCATCAACATTACGACCATCAGCTCGATCTCCCTCCCGGAGTTTTTCATCGCCTACGTTCTGATCGCCGTGTTTTCGGTGCACTTCAATTTCTTCCCCAGCATTTCCGACATAAGTGACGATATGTCCTTTGGCCAGAAGGTGTACAGCATTGTGCTTCCGTCTCTGACGCTCACTCTCGTCGTGGTGGCCCATATGATGAGGATGACCCGGGCTTCCATCATCAACGTCCTTTCGAGTCCGTACATCGAGATGGCGCAGCTCAAGGGCCTGTCACGGGGCCGGATCATCGTCTATCATGCCTTTCCGAACGCCCTTGCGCCGATCATCAATGTTGTCGTCCTGGATCTGGCCTACCTCGTTGTGGGAGTGGTGATCGTCGAGGTGGTTTTCGTCTACCCGGGGCTTGGGCAACTCCTCGTGGATTCGGTATCGAAACGGGACCTCCCGGTGGTCCAGGCGAGCGGCCTTATCTTTGCCGGTGTCTACGTGATGCTGAATCTGGTTGCGGACGTGCTGGCCATGCTGAGCAACCCGAAACTTAGAA
- a CDS encoding ABC transporter substrate-binding protein: protein MSRLRELEDLLSRGKISRREFLARASALGVAAAISPSLLGGIAHGAAPKKGGRLRVGCTGGSTTDSLDPGRLTSNMNQFINFQIRNCLVEIDHNYNTIPELAESWEASPDAVTWRFKLRKGVEFHNGKTLDAGDVVFSINHHRGKESKSAAKGIVDPIEDIKADGRYTVVFKLKGGNADFPYIMSDYHLTIAPAGTSGAEWEKGIGTGGYMLQDWEPGVRAFTKRNPNYWKAGRAHFDEVETLSIVDVNARTNALKTGQIDVMDRCELKTVHLLKRVPNIQVVRVTSTTHYTMPMRTDFSPYDNNDVRLALKYAVDREQMLKTILRGYGALGNDHPIAPIQRYYASELPQRRYDPDKARYYMKKAGVTGHTFKLHAAEAAFAGAIDAAILYRESAAKAGIKIKVVREPDDGYWSNVWMKKEWCMCYWGGRATPDWMFSTAYAADANWNDTFWKNERFNELLVKARAELDDAKRREMYVEMQRIVCDEGGVVVPMFADIVEAATKKLKFENFAGSMELDGMKLAERWWFA from the coding sequence GTTTGAGAGTCGGTTGCACCGGGGGGTCGACCACGGACTCTCTCGATCCTGGCAGGCTTACGTCGAATATGAACCAGTTTATCAACTTCCAGATAAGAAACTGTCTGGTCGAAATCGATCACAACTACAATACCATTCCCGAACTGGCTGAAAGCTGGGAAGCCTCCCCGGATGCCGTCACCTGGAGATTCAAGCTCCGCAAGGGGGTTGAGTTTCACAACGGCAAGACCCTCGATGCCGGGGACGTCGTGTTTTCCATCAATCATCACAGGGGCAAGGAGTCGAAATCCGCTGCCAAGGGGATCGTCGACCCCATCGAAGACATCAAGGCCGACGGCAGGTATACCGTGGTATTCAAGCTGAAGGGCGGCAACGCCGACTTCCCCTATATCATGAGTGACTATCACTTGACGATTGCTCCTGCGGGCACCTCCGGAGCCGAATGGGAGAAGGGAATAGGGACAGGGGGCTACATGCTCCAGGACTGGGAGCCGGGGGTGAGGGCCTTTACCAAGCGGAACCCCAACTACTGGAAAGCGGGACGGGCTCACTTCGACGAGGTGGAGACCCTCAGCATCGTGGACGTCAACGCTCGAACCAATGCCCTTAAGACCGGCCAGATAGACGTCATGGACAGGTGCGAGCTGAAGACCGTTCACCTGCTCAAGAGGGTCCCGAACATTCAGGTGGTAAGGGTTACAAGTACGACTCACTATACCATGCCCATGCGGACCGATTTTTCTCCCTATGACAACAATGACGTCAGGCTTGCCCTCAAGTACGCCGTCGATCGCGAGCAGATGCTGAAGACCATTCTCAGGGGCTATGGTGCCCTTGGCAACGACCATCCCATTGCTCCGATCCAGCGCTACTACGCCTCGGAGTTGCCGCAGAGAAGGTACGATCCGGACAAGGCCAGGTATTATATGAAAAAGGCAGGGGTGACGGGACATACTTTCAAGCTCCATGCCGCAGAGGCCGCCTTTGCCGGGGCGATCGACGCGGCCATCCTCTACAGGGAAAGTGCTGCGAAGGCTGGCATAAAGATCAAGGTCGTGAGGGAACCGGATGACGGGTACTGGAGTAACGTATGGATGAAGAAGGAGTGGTGCATGTGCTACTGGGGAGGGCGTGCCACCCCGGACTGGATGTTTTCCACCGCCTATGCTGCGGATGCCAACTGGAACGACACCTTCTGGAAGAACGAGAGGTTCAACGAACTGCTTGTGAAGGCCCGCGCGGAGCTTGACGATGCCAAGCGGCGCGAGATGTACGTGGAGATGCAGCGGATCGTCTGTGATGAGGGCGGAGTGGTTGTTCCCATGTTTGCTGATATTGTTGAGGCTGCAACAAAGAAGCTCAAATTCGAAAACTTTGCGGGAAGTATGGAGCTGGACGGCATGAAACTCGCCGAGCGCTGGTGGTTCGCCTAG